The DNA region TGGTGAAACCCCATCAGTGAATGCCACACAGTGTgacaatttcaatattttccttAACTACAGAAATACCGATAAAGAAGTGTTTACTTTCATTATctacaaacaaaaatattctttggCTCCTCCGTGAACACCAACGTGGAGAGAGCCTTTCTATCCAGTAATAATAAGCACATTGTGTCAGTGTTTTGAAATACGTTTTCGTTATTAAACTAACAAGGTGCCTCCGTCGTGAACCACAAGAGGGCAGTGTTGATacgcttatatatatatatatatacattttaaaatgtgttgttcCCATCAGCTTATAGGGACAGGTAGATGATAAGTGTTCTTTATAAAGCCTAGTATAAAGCATACTTTATGTTGTCCAAGTAAATAACAATCGTTATGCTGCCATCTGTATGGTATTTAACAGTTTACAAAGGTCCTTTACTGACGAATTCAGTGCTGAACTCaactgaaattctgaaaaatagtGCAATTACATACAGTGTATTTCATGTTCACTGCACTCCTGTGTTGTGGTTGACAACAGATGAATTTCAGAAAAGAACAGGCAGAGTAGCGTGCTACAGGATCAAtacagacagaaattagagtagaATGGCTAAATCATATGTGTTTCATGAGGAAGATCTAGTGGAGAAAGAAATATCAGAAAACTAAACAATGGAAGAGTCAAAAACAAAGGTTGATAACATAATGAGGAAGGAGAAGGTCATAATAATAGGCTTAAACTTTATGAAGATGTTGGTGAAAAAGAAAGGTGACATTTTGTAACATTCCCTATCATAGGGAATCAACCTGTGATGACTTAGCCAGTCAGGTACAACCTGTGAATTCACCAGTAATCTCTGTATACTTCCATTCAGGGCCGGGAATGGGCCAAGTGTAGCAGGTATGGAAGAGGGTAGGGAATCCATTTTAGGGAAGCTCCTAATTATCTATGTACTCAGGTCTCTACCCCTGGACTTCTGACTCGTCCCTCACTCACTCTTCTCCATCATGTCCTTACTAGGTGGAGAGCTCTGTATGAAGCATGCAGAAAACCAGGAATTATGTAAACcttaaaacatacacacacacacacacctctcccACTGTCTTAGCCTGACCTGGTAGCAGAACTATTGTGCCAATTTCTGATGTGTTTCTTTCCCTAAACCATTCCGAACGAAGAAAGATAACTTTAACTCAATGCAGAAAAGCCTTCTGGACCCTGCTCAAAGAGACACCTACTGCTCAAGTAAACTCGAATTGTCTGTGATCCCATGAGCATCACAGGTAGCGTGTTTGTCTAGCgcaatggttttcaaactgaGTCCCTGAACCAGGTGCATCAGCGTCACCTGGGAACTTGTAAACTATGGATAACAGTcgatagtataattataataatatgccaaggtaccacacaaatgcaaagtattaataaaagggaaagctGAGTGAGTGCGGGGTGTGTAATGGGGAGTCCATATTTTCTACATGGTTTTTCTGtacacctacaacttctctaattcaaGACCCACTAGAGCAGAAACCCGGGAAATGTGTCGGCAatttgtgttttaacaagccctccaggtgagtTTGCTTCATGTGTTAGAGAACCACCACGCTTCTGCCACATTTAGTTTGACCATCTGTGATCAAGGCTAGACAGCCTTTAGAAAACAACCCGGGAAGATTCCCGGCCTCAgctcatttgcagagttgggggtgggtgggtgggggtgggatgaaGCTAATGCCAGTAGGTCACCACTCTACTTCTgtaatgaaatgcaaaaaaaggCATGTACAAATGTTCTCTGGATCTGTGATCTTGTATGGCAAGTAACATGCAAACTTGGCTTTTCTCTAAATGGGAGGtgataaaatagtaataatttgtTTTCCTGGTCTTCTGCCTGATTTCCAGGGCATTCAACATGTAAACTGAGTATACTCTGGATATATATAACCCTTAAAGCAACATGCATCATGCGTTCTCTTATCTGAATTAATGGGCCCTGCATTTCTCACACACTGCACATATTCATGCAAAGAGAATTCTTAATGTTAGTTCTATTTGGAACTGAAAATGTACATGGAGGCTTGCATTTTTTCAGCCCACAGGTTTTTTCAGATGCTGTGCTTTGTACTGATaaggaattaataaaaaaaaaatcttacaaaccTAGGTGCACCTGTTTTATATATTCAATTAATGAGGCTTTGTTCTCATTCCAGAAGAGTGGAAGCTTCTCCTCACGAGGATATTTACAGCATGACAGCTCCAACGTAATTTCAAAACACTGGCCCCAGACGTAGTTGTAGTCTTGCATTCCTCCTAAACACAAGTTTAATTACTGTTAAGGTCTGAATTGGAATGAAGCCAAGGACCACGTACCTTGGGGAAGAATAAATTAGACAGTTGCAAGGAAAGCACATGTAAACAAGTAAAGATGAATTTGACATATTAGCATATAAAATCAGGGCTAGACATTTTATCAACCAAGCATAACCAGGCAACCGTAAACATTCCCAGATGGGAGACTGGATCAGAACTGACCAAAGTTCAACTGTACATCAAAAGTAGCGAGGGGTACGGGAAgggttctttttctgttttttacatTACAAAAAGGATTCTTCAAATTACATGTCTCCCCTAAATTGCATTTTAAACAGATATAGACTAGAATGAGAAGCCTTGAAAACTATTCCTAcaaactatttattaataaatttattatagaaaactagtatatttatattaatgttaaatttcttgaacttgataactgtacttatgaagttacataaatgaatatccctGTTCTtcggaaatatacatggaaatattaagtgttcgaggagcatgatgtatgcagCCTactctcaagtgttcagaaaatagatgcaatgatataataaatgtgtgaaaatgttaaaagttggtaaatctgggcaTCTGGGTAGGGAGCagattggagttctctgtatgggttttgtttcatttttgcagTGGTGGTTTAAGTGTGAAAtgacttgaaaataaaaagttagaaacaaaACTAAGTATACTAATTTTGGTGGCATAATGATGGccagcatttactgagtgcttgctAAGAGCTAGGTACTATCTAAAGTATTTtgtatcaactcatttaatccaaCAACAATTATGaccccaattttacagatgagggaatgtAATCATCGATGTTAAGCAACACACCCAGAGACCCCAGCTATTAGCTGGCAGCGATTGGGCACCGGCCATCTTGCTCTGGCTCCTGTGCTCTTACCTGTTACACCAAACTGCTTCTGGGATAAAGACAGGGGCTAGGGTTGACTTTTGGGAGGTAAAATGCATAGGCTCCCCCCGTTCAGGCGAGCATCACTCATGCTTGCTTTCCACTGCTTATCTCCGGAGGTCCGATTTCCAAAGGGTTGCAGTCGTatttcatattttccaaaatgcAAATTGTGTCATATTTTAATACCTCTGAAGTGGGATGTGTCTTAAATTTCATGACTGAAAAAATCACTGTGCCATTAGTTTAACTGAATatgtgttattttctttctcagtggTACACTGTGCTTTATAATCAGTGAATCTCAGATGTGATGAAATAGAGTAACACTGAAGGAGAAAATTTGTCAGATTTTAATTTGTTATGGTTTGATCTCTgcacaagaaaatatatatttttcattccatCAGAGTGTTTTGGAAGtgctgaagtaaaaaaaaaaacaaattcacacTTAAGAAAATGGTCAAACTATTAAatcataatattatttaaatattaagtaatacctatgtagacccagATTCCGGCCAGGAAGAATTTCTCTTGTCCTTTCTACTTCCTTTACGTACCTTCTaggttttgtatttctttcttatcTCATTTTCCCCAAGAaataggggtggggggtggaagaagagagaaacaaaacaaaacaaaaggttcTTGACTAGACGGCTGTGTCTCAGATTGGAAGAATATAAATGGCAAAACAGGTACAGGTGTGCATCATGGCTCCCAACAGAACAGCCAGCACTGAGAACGCCAAGTGCAGTGAAGTGTGCAGCTGTGCCTAAGGCAAGCGGTCTGGCTCACCAAACATGCAGGCTGCACCACAAGTCTTCATTCTATGCGCCCCCAGGGAGCTGGCTCTGCCTGCCTTTCTCTGAGAAAACACACGTTTCACCTACAGGTACTTGTGGGAACAATTCTCAGCAGCAACTGTAGGTTCCTAGCTAATGTCTCACACATCTGGCTTTGTTCTGAAAGTTACAGATGGAGACAGAGGTCACGAAGGGCAGCGCTGCCACTGAGCAGGAGGAGGTCCTTCCCTTGCTAGGAAGGATGAAGAGCAGGGATTAAGCTGGAGGCCCAAGGTGAGGGTTGGGGGGGCTGTACCTCGGACAAGCAAGATGTTGGGGCTGTTGTGGCATCTAGTTGGCCCTGCTTCCTACAGTCGTGCTCTGTGCTTATTCACATTGCCTGAAAGCTGGCACAGAGCTGCCTGAATACAAAAGTGCCAGCTTGTGCAAGACTGCTTGCTACTCTATGTTGCCAAAGTGACAAGTGGGGAAGGTGCTTTTGGAAGTGACTTGCCAGCAAAAAATGTAGGCTGCAGCTTGTGTTGGGAAGGTCAGGGCCAATGCAGAAGGTGATTTCCATGGGGTTAACAGAAACCCACAGCCCAGCAGCTGTCTCCCTCTCATCCGACCACCCTAAGACCCACCTATTATTTTTCAGTTCCCAGCCTAGGATGAGGTCTCTTATATTCCTGGGCTTCTGCTTATGTTATTCCTTCCGACAAGAatattctcctttcctctcttatGCAGTCTCCTCACCCCCTCCCTTACCTGGCCACCCCATTTCAAGGGTGTGAAATTGGAGGACCCCTCCCGCTGAATCCAGCCTGAAGTGTTTTTTTGTTTAGCCTGCAAAGCAGCTTTAAAATCATGTACAAATCCAGCTTCTTTTAGAAATAAGAAGATCTAGCAATATTGGGAACCCACTGCTACGTAGCAGTAATTAGCTAGATCCATGTAGCAGCTGCCCCTGGGAGATGGGGCACGAGTGTTAAATTTCTCCATGGTTTTCCCCACCTCCAATAGTATTCTGGCTTTATACCCTTGCTGTACATTGTAACCTTTGCTAAATCTCTATTTTTAGTCTAATTACATTGCTGTCACAATTATTTGTTTGTATGTCTGGCTCCCCTATTAAATGTGAAGGTAAGGTCTGTGTCTTATTCATTTTTCCTGGCACAGTTCCTGGCTCATAGTAGGTGGATGCCGACTAAGCATGTGAATGCACGGAGGAGATGCATGGCAGTAAGGAACATGTCTGAGCATCTCTCAAACTATCAGTCACCTTCACTGCTCTTGTGATATTAGCTGATGGAGACATGATGGAAAGGACTGTGCTGTGCCTAAAAATCTTTGGACAATTGCCAGCTTAATGTAAACCAGCTGCCTCCTTTGGATGAAGGCAATAAAGAAAAACGAATGAAAAGCGAAACTCACCTACAAGTGGATACCAAGAGAATCCATTTGTAActccatttggaaaattcattttatttttacactgATCTCCTTTCTTCATGTTGGGATTTCTTGAAGCATAAGTATTTGCGAGATATTGAAAAACATCATCATCAGGGGTTAAGCTGCGTGAATGTAAAGTCCCAGTTGCTAGATTTGAAAAACAAACCAAGATCTTTCAATTGACTTTACAGTAAGAGGAAACACACACACGGGCAGGTCAACACATCAACGCTAGTGCTCTAACTTCCCTGCAGAGAAGTCCTCTACCCACTTTCTTGAATTCCCCTCCATTCTTTCTAGCTTTCAGCAAACACACACAATGCAATACTACAAACAAAATAAGTCACATTCATATCCAGTCTCTTCCTAAATcagttgaaaaattaaatatcattcttAGTCACTCTCGTTAAATTCCGAAGGTCAATAAACTTTCCTTAGGTACTATAGGAGTTACATGAAATCACTGTAATATTTTAAGTCTTTAGTACTTTATCTCATCCCATAGAGGTTTTTGTGTTGTTTCAAAAAAACTAAttaataaacttcattttttagTTTCAGGTTTGCAGAAAATTGAGCAGATAGTACAGAGTGTTCCAACATCCCCCTTCTTTTCCTTGCTCATTTTTCCTTTACtagtaacaccttgcatttgtgtggtatgTTTGTTCCAAtgtatacattattattattaaaaaaagtcCATAGGTTATATTAGGGTGCACTCTTTgtattgtgcagttccatggattttgacaaatgcacagAGTCATGAGCGCATCATTACAGTATCATATGAAATGGGTTCACAGCCCTGGAAATCCCCTGTCCTCCAATTATTCCTCCATCCTCCCTATGAACCCATGGCAACCACTGATTTTTTCACTGTCCCTATAGTATTGCCTTTTCCAGAAaatcatatagttggaatcatataGCATGAGCCTCTTCAGATCGACTTCTTTCACTAAGTAACATGCATTTAAGGTTCCTCCACCCACAGAATTTTAGAGGAGTCAGAAATTATTGTTTGCATGATTAGTAAAGAAAGATAAATtgttctggttttattttctttgagccACATTGCTTCTTGTGAGATAATCCAAACCCTGATTTTAGTATGTCACTGATGAAGGCAAGTTAATCCTGTTACTTATAAGTTAATGTTTATCTATTGTTTATAAGTTACAGGAAGGATGGCTCAGGGTTGGGAAAATCAGGCTCCATCCATGCCAGGAAGTTAAGTGGggagaggggggtggggtggatatGGGGAGAAGAGTTTTTCCCTATCCAGAAGCAGAAAGTTTGCAGTTCTCTGCACGCAGTGAGCCGGAGCTGGGCCATGCCTTCTGCTTACCTGGAACACCATTATCGAATGGGTAACTGGCCACCAAGGCACCACCGTGGAGGTTTGCAGAGAGGACAAAGGTCTCTGTTTTCAACCACTTCATGATTGCTTCAGTTTCAGGTTGCCTTGATACATTATTAAATTCAAAAGCATCGGGGAAATTTCTATTCAGGtcatattcattaaaattttccctttaaaagaaagaatttttaggGTTTATTGGTGGAACGTGATGGTATTGAGCTAATTTGTACAACATGTAGACCCTTGGTTTGGGCTCTAGGTGTTTTTTTCATATGGGAATACAGGTGGGTGGGCAGTTATCTTGGTGGCCTCCAATGACCCATACACCTTGGTGTTCATGCCTTGTGCAGCCCCCTGCCTCAGCTGACTTGGTGGGCTGTGACTTGTTCTGACCAGTGGAACATTAGCTGGTGTGATGCAAACAGGCTTCAAAAGAGCTTACCCTTTGGGGTTCTTCTTCTTGGAAAACTCCCTTTTGGAAAACTGAGACTCCAATGCTAGCCATATAGAGAGCCCTCATGGAGAAATGAGGAGAGCAGCTGACAGCCAGAACAGAGATTCCAGATATAAAGCACAGCCCAGTTGTCCCAGGTAGACCCAGCTGAGCCCCAGGCATTGTGGAACAAAGATTAGCCATCCCTACTCTGTCCTGCCTACAGTCCTGATCTACAGAATTGAGAGTAAATAAAAAGGTTGTTGTTTAAGTCACCAAATTTtgggtggtttgttatgcagcaattgATAACTGAAGCAACAGGAATGTGCTACTTTGACAAATATACTCCTGAAAAGCAAAGCGGTCATGTTTAAATATGCTAGGAAAAACTTAAAGAGAATCAATCGGCaagattttacttatttatttttggtaaagCAAACAAAACTTTGAACTGCATAACTATGAATGCACACTAGACATCTGAGAAATTCCAAGCTACCCTGAGCAGctggaatgaaacaaaataaatcccgttTAAATCAGAAATGTCACAAGAGCCACTCTTTGTGTTTGGTTCTtgaactactgtttttttttaattaatttttaaattaaaaaaaatgacaagaaagaaacacattcttaacatatgatcattccattgtacatatgtaatcagtaattcacaatatcatcacatagttgcatattgaaCTACTGTTTTAATAAATCAGCTGATAATTATTGAGAGCTTAGGCTCTAGGCTAAGTACTGGGgatttaaaaatgacaaacacAATGGATTTACAGTTTAGTGGGGAAAGAGACAAGAAGTTAGATATGAATAATTGTGCTATGAAGGAAAAGTACTAGAGAAATGAGGAGATGCTAATATATGATATCAGGGGAGGACATGAAGTAGTGGGAGGGGGTAAGGGATGGAAAATGGCACATGCAGAAGCCCTGAGGTGAGAAAGTacctagaaacaaaaggaaatgaggGCGGCTGAAGCATGGTGAGTGAAGGAGAGTGGGAAATGAAGTTGGAGAGGTAAGACGGGCCCAGAACCAGAACAGCCTTATTTGAGGTTTTACATTTTATCCAAAAAGCAACAGGCAGCCTTGGAGAATTTGGGGGCAAGGTAATGATAGGGCACAGGCCATTACCCAGCTCCTCCTGACAGGACCAAGGAGTACTGACTGACGGGGGCCCTCTTGTTATATTTAAACAGGTCTTTCTTACCTTCCATTTGAGAAGAAACAGTCAGGCTTTTTGACAGCTTCGAATCCATCTGGGTTCATTGAAGGCATGATGTGTATCCGGGTACTATTGATTAGATTTGTGATTTCAGGgtcttttccttcatttgttaCTAGATAATCAATCAAATGGAGCAACAGTTCCCGTCCAACAGTCTGTATGGGTTAAAGAGAACAGAGGCTATTATTGGTCAGAGGTATTAGGAAAACAGTCCCCAAAGCACAACCCCCTCTGAGGGGCCTCTACACATATTTTAGCCCGGAAGCAATTTGTGAGACCACTTTCTCCAGCGCACTGATGCTATCAAGTGGCAATCATGAGAGATGCTGAAAACGATTTAGCTAGTAAAAGTTAAagagctcatttgtaaataacTTAGTCTTTTCTAAATGAACTAAGAGTGGAGTAAAGTTTTATTCATATTAGATTGTTTCTCATTTGCTTGCCTTCCAAAATACCTTCTGGAGTGGTGGAGAAAGAGGTGGGGTGGCTGGGAAGGCAGGATGCTCAGGAAAGCCATCCCTAAGTACATTTTGGTGGATGACAGTCTAAACACCACGGCATCAGAATATGTAGGTTTTACCAGAGAAAAATCTAAGTTCGCAATAAACATAATTTAAGGAGGGTTTCTGATTCCCACATTCTCTTATTTCCAAAACTTCTGTCTTCTGCACAGCTGTGGAATTTTTGTCTTATCTGTATATTTCAGATTTCCACATTTTCTTGTTCCTGAAACTAGTCATTTGCACAACATCCTCACGATTTTTTGTCACATCTGCATATTACCTAGCCTATCATTTACAATTTGCTTTAAACTGGGTCACTTTttacttacattaaaaatgaaagtgtCACTGCCGCTTTGCTAGGTGTTTctaatatacattaaaatattaggtaaaatactaaatattcaaaatattaaacaattaaaaaaattcgcATCcacctaaaattattttatgtatcatCCATGACTGGGAAACTGAAGGTCTTTGAGAGATCTCAATTCTCACAagggaaatgtatttcttttttttattaaaaaaaaaccagcaaTTCACATTTTTACATTTCAGCTATAATACAGAAAGATTTGGTTAGACTATGTTAATTTCTCCCTATAATTCTAGGTTCATGGAACTGGTGTCTAAGTCAGGTATTTTTACTTCTTACACAAGACCAGATGTTGTTGAGGAATTAGTAAATGGGAAGTCAGGGGCAGCAGGTGATTAAATAAGGACAGCGCTCAGAGGCACTATTAGGCACTGAGCATGTCAAGATTTAGTGGAGCCTCAGAAGAACTTCCAATTCCAACTCCACCGCAGGAATTCACCATTTTGGACAAAGGATGAGCAATCCTTAAGTGGCAGTTCCTTATTTTATCCCAATTTGTGGAAAATAGAGAGACCACACTTTATAAGTCGTACGAATTTGTATCACAGAAATATTGAAATTGGAActaagaaaatttgaaatatgtgAATTATGCAGCCATAGGTAACCATAACATTTAGAGcggaaatatatttaaatctgtCTGATTTTTTCATCCTCATTTCTAGCCTCATCTTGCCATaccctgatttttgtttttacagtCAAAATCGCGTGTGAAAAAGTCCCCACAAACTAATAAACAAAAAGCCAAGCATGCCACATAGAGAGTTCCCAATTCTAACACATAATATGCTTTGACTTCGGAAAGCACAATCAGTGGACTACTTTACTGGCTGCTCTAAAGCCAGCCACAGAGGAGCTTCCATTTGGGAACTTACGAtaagtgatttttaaacatttcaggGTGGTTGCTTTAAGGAGCTTTTCTGGAAGGGAACTGGAGATGAGGGGAAGGCAAAATTAAAGGCAAAGGAGAGGGAAGTGGACCAGGAATCATTTGTAGCTCATTAAATTTCTAAATGCAGGTTAGAGACTGTAAGATTGTTCAATTAGAGAGAAGCTTCAGAAAAACCCTGCAGCAGAGCTGAGTCTCAAGCACAGAGGAAGAGCTCTGTCAGAATCCCCAAGGGGTTCtaaatgtgaatttcatttaaatatcttcaccacatcctctctagAATGCAGAACTCCAGGCCAGAGTGGGCAAGGAAATTCATCCAACCAAAAgcgaatgaaaacaaacaagaatgGAGAACCCAAGCTTAAGAGGCTGGCGTTGAGTTGGAATTCAGTTGGTTATAGAGCTGGGTCAAGTAGCTGTGGTAGCGGGGGTACAGAGCCAATGTTAAAAGTAAAGGTTTATAATTAACCAAGGGAGTGGCGTCAGGGGAGAGGCAAGAAAAGGGGCGAAGAATTTTCAAAGTGCCAGGGGTCATAAGATACTATCAAaagttaaatacattttttaatgacTATAACTTcaaagtttttgtcttttttcttaacCTTAGACATAGCCTCTTATAATTGATTTCTTAGTTTGAAAAACTATTTATCAAATTTACCAACTCTTTTTAGTTTAAcctcagttttattttctgtgaaaataaaataaaatttcttacgTATTTAAACATAGGACATACACACTATTTTGtattcttataatttcttttgttctctgactacagaaatagagagagagggaTTTCTAGAATGATATCTGGCAAATATTAACGATTGCTATTTCTGGGTGAGGGTATTAttctgaatgatttttattttctctcatttttctagcatcatttttttttgtatgctatatgcccagggtcacatttcattattttcccatgtgagtgtcctgttattgctgcaccatttgtttgtttgttttttctttctttctttgcttgtttgtcttgGGAAGTGCACGGTCGGAagttgaacctgggtttcccgcatggcagatgagaattctaccattgaactacccttgcacccccctctaGCACCacttttttaattaaaggaaaactatgtcattttttttttttttttttacaaaaacagtAAAATCCTGATTCTTTCAAGGAAACAAGCCCATGGCATGATATTTTCTGTTTGGCTCAATAGTTCAcaacaaatcttaaaaatatgaaaaataaccaACTAAGAGTCAGTTAATTAAACAACCGCTAAGGTACACAGACAGGAATTTCAAAGgtagttttaaaaaatccttttttgttgtttttgggcCATATTTTGCTGCCACTGTGATAGCAGATTTATGCCAAATGTTATTCAAATGAATTCTTCCCAACATTGATATAAGTGACTCATGTCTTAGTAACAGACCTGTCTTTGTATAAAAATAAGTTTCTGAATATGAAACCTTGGAGagcccaaatttttaaaaagaatctggTCAAAACTTAAGACTCCGGCAAATTAAATAGCCTTTTATTTAATATGTTCTAACAAACATTCTCTCTATTAAAAATTACTGTGAGCATGGAGACTTCATAAAAAGAACTCCTAGTAAATAGACTGAAAGGCTTGATAAACACATCAGCTGCTGGAGTTTTTCCCCTGATAATTCATCTGGAGTTAAAATGGCAACAACCTAGAAGGTAGGAAATAAATTCTTTATCAGGTACAGTTCATTTCAGTCAAGTTGTAATTTGCCAGCTAGATTATGAATGCTTATaaacattctcaaaaaaaaaattctgaaaaaatggGACAAAAATTTAAGTAAACAACCAACAACATaagtattttgtgtgtgtgtgtgagagagagagagaaagaacgaATACTTCACCTATCTTAACAATGGGATCTATTTATGAAATGCTACACTGCATGGTagctgcagaaggaaaaataaagtctcTAAGTTCTTGGGGCTCCACAATGGTGTGTTACAAACTAAGTTTATCTGATTACCTAGCTAAATCTTTCTTCTTCAAACTAGCCTAATATTACATTACCCATCACACTTTTCCTGGTCTCCCAAGTCTGGGTTTGATGACCTGCTGGCGTGCCCCATAAGGCCCCACACGGGTGCTCCCCTCCTAGGGACCACCCTGCATTACAACTCCCGAACTGGCACCGACTGGGCCTTGAGGCAAGGATACTGTCCAGCTTCAGCTTCGTTTCCAGTGTACCACTGCTACCTTGCCCAGTTCCTGGTATACCATGTACTCAATGAATAACTGTTGAAAAAATTACTGCTGACAAATCCATCATAAGGACAAGACTATTCTGAGGAAGATCTTTCTGACAACATGAGGACTTAAGGTGCTGAGTGTGGGGAGATGCACAGATAATGAAGTGATTTTATTTAAAGGACTGTCAATGAGACACTGAAGAAATTTTACTAGGGCAAGAGTAGAGGTCAAGAATTCTGCTtatttcagggcaggccacggtggctcagcaggcaagaatgcttccctgctatgccagaggacccgggttcaattcctggtgcctgcccatgttaaaaaaaaaaaaaaaagaattctgcttATTCCAGACTCAGGATATTTGTCACGCTGGCCGAGACTCACCAAAAAGggagctgaaaaattctggaGACTTTATTTGATGAATTTAATATATGCTTAAAATGAATTGGACATTTCACCTGGAATAAAGATTAGCTATTTTGATTCCAAAAAGAAGTAATTAATTATCCAAAGTGAGGGAGACAAAGACCCAACTTCCAAACCATGTGAATATTCGTGGAGTAAGGGATGGTAGAGAACCACAGGCGGGTGTGCTGGCATCATCCCTTCTAATTAAAAAGAGTTATTAAGCTTCAGGTGTGTCAAGTGCTGCCTATCAGAAGCTTGCATAAATTAAATACAGAATTGGGACTTCTACAATTCAACATGCCAAACCGGGGCCTGAATGAATGAGAACAGCCATCTGTTGGCCTTATTAAAACGAGAAAGGTAGACCCAGAAATGTTTTCCCATCCATGATGAAAATGGCACAAATATCAGGTGACAAAGGCTCATCATGGGTTCTCTGCCAACTACCTAGTTTGACTCTCCTGCAATCAAAGAGACAGAAGTGGGGAGGAGGAAGTGGACACGGAGAGTAAGGAAACTCAGAATGGCTTTTCCCATAACTGTTACTGTCTCTAAGCACTTGTCATCCTTTCACATGATGGATGTGTCCAAGTCTTTTCATCAACTGGTGCTGGAGAAATTGGATATTGTCCAATCTATACCTAAAAGCTGAAATGATGACAATCTCTTC from Tamandua tetradactyla isolate mTamTet1 chromosome 7, mTamTet1.pri, whole genome shotgun sequence includes:
- the CPM gene encoding carboxypeptidase M isoform X4, which gives rise to MHGDETVGRELLLHLIDYLVTNEGKDPEITNLINSTRIHIMPSMNPDGFEAVKKPDCFFSNGRENFNEYDLNRNFPDAFEFNNVSRQPETEAIMKWLKTETFVLSANLHGGALVASYPFDNGVPATGTLHSRSLTPDDDVFQYLANTYASRNPNMKKGDQCKNKMNFPNGVTNGFSWYPLVGGMQDYNYVWGQCFEITLELSCCKYPREEKLPLFWNENKASLIEYIKQVHLGIKGQVFDQNGNPLPNVIVEVQDRQHICPYRTNKFGEYYLLLLPGSYTINVTVPGHDPQLTKVIIPEKSQNFSALKKDILLPFQGQLDSIPVSNPSCPVIPLYRNLPSHSAATKPSLFLFLVTLLHIFFK
- the CPM gene encoding carboxypeptidase M isoform X1 gives rise to the protein MRAGAGSMDFAHLWLGLMLPLVAAVDFSYHHQEEMEDFLKNVAQNYSSITHLHSIGKSVKGRNLWVLVVGRFPKEHRIGIPEFKYVANMHGDETVGRELLLHLIDYLVTNEGKDPEITNLINSTRIHIMPSMNPDGFEAVKKPDCFFSNGRENFNEYDLNRNFPDAFEFNNVSRQPETEAIMKWLKTETFVLSANLHGGALVASYPFDNGVPATGTLHSRSLTPDDDVFQYLANTYASRNPNMKKGDQCKNKMNFPNGVTNGFSWYPLVGGMQDYNYVWGQCFEITLELSCCKYPREEKLPLFWNENKASLIEYIKQVHLGIKGQVFDQNGNPLPNVIVEVQDRQHICPYRTNKFGEYYLLLLPGSYTINVTVPGHDPQLTKVIIPEKSQNFSALKKDILLPFQGQLDSIPVSNPSCPVIPLYRNLPSHSAATKPSLFLFLVTLLHIFFK
- the CPM gene encoding carboxypeptidase M isoform X3, yielding MQGRNLWVLVVGRFPKEHRIGIPEFKYVANMHGDETVGRELLLHLIDYLVTNEGKDPEITNLINSTRIHIMPSMNPDGFEAVKKPDCFFSNGRENFNEYDLNRNFPDAFEFNNVSRQPETEAIMKWLKTETFVLSANLHGGALVASYPFDNGVPATGTLHSRSLTPDDDVFQYLANTYASRNPNMKKGDQCKNKMNFPNGVTNGFSWYPLVGGMQDYNYVWGQCFEITLELSCCKYPREEKLPLFWNENKASLIEYIKQVHLGIKGQVFDQNGNPLPNVIVEVQDRQHICPYRTNKFGEYYLLLLPGSYTINVTVPGHDPQLTKVIIPEKSQNFSALKKDILLPFQGQLDSIPVSNPSCPVIPLYRNLPSHSAATKPSLFLFLVTLLHIFFK
- the CPM gene encoding carboxypeptidase M isoform X2 — its product is MYIFCSYRLVFILRFCGFEIMQGRNLWVLVVGRFPKEHRIGIPEFKYVANMHGDETVGRELLLHLIDYLVTNEGKDPEITNLINSTRIHIMPSMNPDGFEAVKKPDCFFSNGRENFNEYDLNRNFPDAFEFNNVSRQPETEAIMKWLKTETFVLSANLHGGALVASYPFDNGVPATGTLHSRSLTPDDDVFQYLANTYASRNPNMKKGDQCKNKMNFPNGVTNGFSWYPLVGGMQDYNYVWGQCFEITLELSCCKYPREEKLPLFWNENKASLIEYIKQVHLGIKGQVFDQNGNPLPNVIVEVQDRQHICPYRTNKFGEYYLLLLPGSYTINVTVPGHDPQLTKVIIPEKSQNFSALKKDILLPFQGQLDSIPVSNPSCPVIPLYRNLPSHSAATKPSLFLFLVTLLHIFFK